One genomic region from Prunus persica cultivar Lovell chromosome G3, Prunus_persica_NCBIv2, whole genome shotgun sequence encodes:
- the LOC18781669 gene encoding probable plastid-lipid-associated protein 10, chloroplastic has translation MDLALSSPLFPSSATRGVNKIKPYSSMLIATQKVSTQKFFPCLAAVATQTAQAVEVAVESKKHELLRAIQDTQRGLVTTDNQRSSIEEALVSVEGYNKGAPLDLVKLDGTWRLQYTSASDVLILLEAAARVPFFQVGQIFQKFECKDQSSGGVVRNVVRWSVPPLLEEQEGATLLVSAKFSVVSVRNIYLQFEEINVQNIKISEELQALIAPAILPRSFLSLQILQYLRNFKAQIPVRDPGRQSVGGLYYLSYLDANMLLGRAVGGGGVFVFTKAQPLN, from the exons ATGGACCTGGCTCTTTCTTCTCCATTGTTCCCTTCAAGTGCAACAAGAGGTGTAAATAAGATTAAGCCTTACAGCTCAATGCTTATTGCCACCCAAAAGGTGTCCACTCAGAAATTCTTTCCGTGTTTGGCAGCTGTTGCTACCCAGACAGCCCAG GCAGTGGAGGTTGCGGTAGAGAGCAAAAAACATGAGCTGTTGAGAGCTATCCAAGACACCCAAAGGGGCCTTGTCACGACTGACAATCAACGCTCTTCTATAGAGGAGGCTCTG GTGAGTGTGGAGGGTTATAACAAGGGTGCACCGTTAGACTTGGTGAAATTGGATGGGACATGGCGTTTGCAATATACTTCTGCTTCTGATGTTCTCATTCTTCTGGAAGCTGCTGCAAGGGTACCCTTTTTTCAG GTTGGGCAGATTTTTCAGAAATTTGAATGCAAAGACCAGTCCAGCGGGGGAGTAGTCCGTAATGTTGTCAGATGGAGTGTTCCGCCATTGTTAGAG GAACAAGAAGGTGCCACTCTGCTAGTTTCTgcaaaattttcagttgtttcTGTGCGTAACATCTACCTTCAGTTTGAAGAG ATTAAtgttcaaaatatcaaaattagtGAAGAGCTGCAGGCTCTAATAGCTCCAGCAATATTGCCACGATCATTTTTAAGTTTACAG ATCTTGCAGTACCTCCGTAATTTCAAAGCTCAAATTCCGGTTAGAGACCCAGGACG GCAATCAGTAGGAGGACTATATTACCTTTCTTACTTGGATGCTAATATGCTTCTGGGGCGTGCTGttggtggtggaggagtttttgttttcaccaaAGCTCAACCTCTGAACTAA
- the LOC18782262 gene encoding uncharacterized protein LOC18782262 isoform X2 — protein MSASWHTLSSLTALSLTSKHRRLLPSSSSSSPASAAVSQSLTVAHSSLTGFQELSTEPKQIEAINLKDARKNQKQNDVVPDNQEEEEEEEEEEEEHGISKIPVPRQKYIPVSKAELLDGVVSTVFQDKNGDEDDALQYFLLLSSCLDSILHAEHKSILEAMRADYFDSNSMEHKQTVKEVDEQVVNNGQGSDSARSGINGVESTEADGNEKVEADKQMPFDYVLGLKKLLGSSAKNVKRVAVSARFQHSFMQLLYDAQFEELSERDLMLTSALNTDYLLTLPVYVDWKRASESNAIIFRRGYATERQKGLLLVEKLDYIQSKLLQGAFFIVSKPLGRFGSWITEAFKVACQTPEVQDLTKRMQLWLKELSVFQQAFRYNEQTSDDRLRVEQPSDRDLPIWLAAQRAVSRYEGLLSTVGPRGRLLKKLLSWIGLISPTPETPFELDGDTNASDPYARPIFLSRISLSDIWRPATRKYCGNDIWKMLKTSVSILFSQSILQLKIYERIPIPDLPVIFPHKKLSFRIIDTVRLDIASILGLSAYFINYKFENVLYSPSAIFLDVVAISALIIYVSRVVLGYKQTWDRYQLLVNRTLYEKTLASGFGSVHFILDASEQQQYKEAILAYAILLKTKKGKLTCRQSVGDDCERFMYDVFKVKVEMPVDKAITTLLRLGLATETPIDGRISLQAISCSEAYESLKERWNSLLG, from the exons ATGTCAGCTTCTTGGCACACACTCAGCAGCCTCACTGCTCTTTCGTTAACCTCAAAACACCGCCGTCTATTACCAtcgtcgtcatcatcatcaccagcATCAGCCGCAGTATCTCAGTCGCTCACAGTCGCCCACTCCTCGCTCACCGGATTCCAAGAACTGTCCACGGAGCCTAAACAAATTGAAGCTATAAACTTGAAAGATGCCCGCAAGAATCAGAAGCAGAACGACGTCGTCCCAGAtaaccaagaagaagaagaagaagaagaagaagaagaagaagagcatggAATTTCTAAAATCCCAGTGCCCAGGCAGAAGTACATCCCTGTTTCCAAGGCTGAGCTGCTGGACGGCGTCGTTTCGACTGTGTTCCAAGACAAAAATGGCGATGAAGATGATGCTCTCCAatactttcttcttctctcttc GTGCTTGGACTCTATTCTTCATGCTGAACACAAAAGCATCTTGGAAGCAATGCGAGCCGATTATTTTGATTCCAACTCCATGGAACACAAGCAAACAGTTAAGGAGGTTGATGAACAAGTTGTGAATAATGGGCAGGGCTCAGATTCTGCTAGGAGTGGCATTAATGGAGTTGAGAGTACGGAGGCAGATGGGAATGAAAAAGTTGAAGCTGACAAGCAAATGCCATTCGATTATGTTCTGGGGTTGAAAAAACTCTTGGGTTCTTCGGCTAAGAACGTCAAGAG aGTTGCTGTTTCCGCTCGTTTCCAGCATTCTTTCATGCAACTTCTTTATGATGCTCAGTTTGAAGAACTATCAGAAAGGGATTTAATGCTGACATCTGCATTGAACACTGATTATCTCCTTACTTTGCCCGTATATGTTGACTGGAAGAGGGCATCTGAGTCCAATGCAATAATATTCAG GCGAGGATATGCAACAGAGAGGCAGAAGGGCCTACTACTTGTGGAAAAACTGGATTACATACAGTCCAAACTTCTACAAGGAGCCTTCTTCATCGTATCAAAACCATTGGGGAGATTTGGGAGCTGGATAACTGAG GCATTCAAAGTTGCTTGTCAAACTCCAGAAGTACAAGATTTGACTAAAAGAATGCAACTTTGGCTTAAGGAGCTGTCTGTTTTTCAGCAAGCATTTCGTTATAATGAACAAACTTCTGATGATCGTCTGAGAGTAGAGCAACCATCAGATAGGGACCTCCCAATATGGTTGGCAGCACAGAGAGCAGTATCTCGTTATGAAGGGCTTTTATCTACAGTTGGACCCCGTGGAAGGCTCTTAAAGAAGTTGCTTTCATGGATTGGACTTATTTCCCCTACACCAGAAACACCGTTTGAGTTGGATGGTGATACTAATGCTTCTGACCCTTATGCAAG GCCCATTTTCTTATCAAGGATATCACTTAGTGACATATGGAGACCTGCTACAAGGAAATACTGTGGAAATGACATTTGGAAAATGCTAAAAACTTCCGTTTCTATTCTTTTCTCACAGTCAATCCTCCAG TTAAAGATTTACGAGAGAATTCCTATTCCGGATCTACCA GTTATCTTTCCCCACAAAAAGCTATCTTTCCGTATCATAGACACG GTACGCTTGGACATCGCCTCAATATTAGGGCTTTCAGCATACTTCATAAACTACAAATTTGAGAATGTCTTATATTCCCC GTCAGCAATATTTCTTGATGTGGTTGCAATCAGCGCTCTCATAATTTATGTGTCCCGTGTGGTTTTGGGATACAAACAGACGTGGGATAGGTATCAA CTTTTGGTCAACAGGACGCTTTATGAGAAAACCTTGGCAAGTGGATTTGGCTCAGTTCATTTTATTCTCGATGCTTCTGAACAGCAGCAA TACAAGGAAGCCATTTTGGCCTATGCAATCCTTCTCAAAACAAAGAAGGGGAAG CTAACATGTCGCCAGAGTGTTGGAGATGACTGCGAAAGATTTATGTATGATGTGTTTAAAGTAAAG GTTGAAATGCCAGTTGACAAGGCAATTACTACATTATTAAGGCTGGGCCTAGCTACAGAAACTCCTATTGATGGAAGGATTAGTTTGCAGGCTATTTCCTGTTCCGAGGCATACGAGTCGCTAAAAGAACGCTGGAATAGTTTGCTTGGTTAA
- the LOC18782262 gene encoding uncharacterized protein LOC18782262 isoform X1 codes for MSASWHTLSSLTALSLTSKHRRLLPSSSSSSPASAAVSQSLTVAHSSLTGFQELSTEPKQIEAINLKDARKNQKQNDVVPDNQEEEEEEEEEEEEHGISKIPVPRQKYIPVSKAELLDGVVSTVFQDKNGDEDDALQYFLLLSSCLDSILHAEHKSILEAMRADYFDSNSMEHKQTVKEVDEQVVNNGQGSDSARSGINGVESTEADGNEKVEADKQMPFDYVLGLKKLLGSSAKNVKRVAVSARFQHSFMQLLYDAQFEELSERDLMLTSALNTDYLLTLPVYVDWKRASESNAIIFRRGYATERQKGLLLVEKLDYIQSKLLQGAFFIVSKPLGRFGSWITEAFKVACQTPEVQDLTKRMQLWLKELSVFQQAFRYNEQTSDDRLRVEQPSDRDLPIWLAAQRAVSRYEGLLSTVGPRGRLLKKLLSWIGLISPTPETPFELDGDTNASDPYARPIFLSRISLSDIWRPATRKYCGNDIWKMLKTSVSILFSQSILQEAAFQELILLYTKEVDDSNTDDNADVPSLQLKIYERIPIPDLPVIFPHKKLSFRIIDTVRLDIASILGLSAYFINYKFENVLYSPSAIFLDVVAISALIIYVSRVVLGYKQTWDRYQLLVNRTLYEKTLASGFGSVHFILDASEQQQYKEAILAYAILLKTKKGKLTCRQSVGDDCERFMYDVFKVKVEMPVDKAITTLLRLGLATETPIDGRISLQAISCSEAYESLKERWNSLLG; via the exons ATGTCAGCTTCTTGGCACACACTCAGCAGCCTCACTGCTCTTTCGTTAACCTCAAAACACCGCCGTCTATTACCAtcgtcgtcatcatcatcaccagcATCAGCCGCAGTATCTCAGTCGCTCACAGTCGCCCACTCCTCGCTCACCGGATTCCAAGAACTGTCCACGGAGCCTAAACAAATTGAAGCTATAAACTTGAAAGATGCCCGCAAGAATCAGAAGCAGAACGACGTCGTCCCAGAtaaccaagaagaagaagaagaagaagaagaagaagaagaagagcatggAATTTCTAAAATCCCAGTGCCCAGGCAGAAGTACATCCCTGTTTCCAAGGCTGAGCTGCTGGACGGCGTCGTTTCGACTGTGTTCCAAGACAAAAATGGCGATGAAGATGATGCTCTCCAatactttcttcttctctcttc GTGCTTGGACTCTATTCTTCATGCTGAACACAAAAGCATCTTGGAAGCAATGCGAGCCGATTATTTTGATTCCAACTCCATGGAACACAAGCAAACAGTTAAGGAGGTTGATGAACAAGTTGTGAATAATGGGCAGGGCTCAGATTCTGCTAGGAGTGGCATTAATGGAGTTGAGAGTACGGAGGCAGATGGGAATGAAAAAGTTGAAGCTGACAAGCAAATGCCATTCGATTATGTTCTGGGGTTGAAAAAACTCTTGGGTTCTTCGGCTAAGAACGTCAAGAG aGTTGCTGTTTCCGCTCGTTTCCAGCATTCTTTCATGCAACTTCTTTATGATGCTCAGTTTGAAGAACTATCAGAAAGGGATTTAATGCTGACATCTGCATTGAACACTGATTATCTCCTTACTTTGCCCGTATATGTTGACTGGAAGAGGGCATCTGAGTCCAATGCAATAATATTCAG GCGAGGATATGCAACAGAGAGGCAGAAGGGCCTACTACTTGTGGAAAAACTGGATTACATACAGTCCAAACTTCTACAAGGAGCCTTCTTCATCGTATCAAAACCATTGGGGAGATTTGGGAGCTGGATAACTGAG GCATTCAAAGTTGCTTGTCAAACTCCAGAAGTACAAGATTTGACTAAAAGAATGCAACTTTGGCTTAAGGAGCTGTCTGTTTTTCAGCAAGCATTTCGTTATAATGAACAAACTTCTGATGATCGTCTGAGAGTAGAGCAACCATCAGATAGGGACCTCCCAATATGGTTGGCAGCACAGAGAGCAGTATCTCGTTATGAAGGGCTTTTATCTACAGTTGGACCCCGTGGAAGGCTCTTAAAGAAGTTGCTTTCATGGATTGGACTTATTTCCCCTACACCAGAAACACCGTTTGAGTTGGATGGTGATACTAATGCTTCTGACCCTTATGCAAG GCCCATTTTCTTATCAAGGATATCACTTAGTGACATATGGAGACCTGCTACAAGGAAATACTGTGGAAATGACATTTGGAAAATGCTAAAAACTTCCGTTTCTATTCTTTTCTCACAGTCAATCCTCCAG GAGGCAGCATTTCAAGAATTGATTCTGCTTTATACCAAAGAAGTAGATGACAGCAATACTGACGATAATGCTGACGTTCCATCGCTGCAGTTAAAGATTTACGAGAGAATTCCTATTCCGGATCTACCA GTTATCTTTCCCCACAAAAAGCTATCTTTCCGTATCATAGACACG GTACGCTTGGACATCGCCTCAATATTAGGGCTTTCAGCATACTTCATAAACTACAAATTTGAGAATGTCTTATATTCCCC GTCAGCAATATTTCTTGATGTGGTTGCAATCAGCGCTCTCATAATTTATGTGTCCCGTGTGGTTTTGGGATACAAACAGACGTGGGATAGGTATCAA CTTTTGGTCAACAGGACGCTTTATGAGAAAACCTTGGCAAGTGGATTTGGCTCAGTTCATTTTATTCTCGATGCTTCTGAACAGCAGCAA TACAAGGAAGCCATTTTGGCCTATGCAATCCTTCTCAAAACAAAGAAGGGGAAG CTAACATGTCGCCAGAGTGTTGGAGATGACTGCGAAAGATTTATGTATGATGTGTTTAAAGTAAAG GTTGAAATGCCAGTTGACAAGGCAATTACTACATTATTAAGGCTGGGCCTAGCTACAGAAACTCCTATTGATGGAAGGATTAGTTTGCAGGCTATTTCCTGTTCCGAGGCATACGAGTCGCTAAAAGAACGCTGGAATAGTTTGCTTGGTTAA
- the LOC18782262 gene encoding uncharacterized protein LOC18782262 isoform X3: MSASWHTLSSLTALSLTSKHRRLLPSSSSSSPASAAVSQSLTVAHSSLTGFQELSTEPKQIEAINLKDARKNQKQNDVVPDNQEEEEEEEEEEEEHGISKIPVPRQKYIPVSKAELLDGVVSTVFQDKNGDEDDALQYFLLLSSCLDSILHAEHKSILEAMRADYFDSNSMEHKQTVKEVDEQVVNNGQGSDSARSGINGVESTEADGNEKVEADKQMPFDYVLGLKKLLGSSAKNVKRVAVSARFQHSFMQLLYDAQFEELSERDLMLTSALNTDYLLTLPVYVDWKRASESNAIIFRRGYATERQKGLLLVEKLDYIQSKLLQGAFFIVSKPLGRFGSWITEAFKVACQTPEVQDLTKRMQLWLKELSVFQQAFRYNEQTSDDRLRVEQPSDRDLPIWLAAQRAVSRYEGLLSTVGPRGRLLKKLLSWIGLISPTPETPFELDGDTNASDPYARPIFLSRISLSDIWRPATRKYCGNDIWKMLKTSVSILFSQSILQEAAFQELILLYTKEVDDSNTDDNADVPSLQLKIYERIPIPDLPVNTSVSNLKLIQCYLSPQKAIFPYHRHGTLGHRLNIRAFSILHKLQI, from the exons ATGTCAGCTTCTTGGCACACACTCAGCAGCCTCACTGCTCTTTCGTTAACCTCAAAACACCGCCGTCTATTACCAtcgtcgtcatcatcatcaccagcATCAGCCGCAGTATCTCAGTCGCTCACAGTCGCCCACTCCTCGCTCACCGGATTCCAAGAACTGTCCACGGAGCCTAAACAAATTGAAGCTATAAACTTGAAAGATGCCCGCAAGAATCAGAAGCAGAACGACGTCGTCCCAGAtaaccaagaagaagaagaagaagaagaagaagaagaagaagagcatggAATTTCTAAAATCCCAGTGCCCAGGCAGAAGTACATCCCTGTTTCCAAGGCTGAGCTGCTGGACGGCGTCGTTTCGACTGTGTTCCAAGACAAAAATGGCGATGAAGATGATGCTCTCCAatactttcttcttctctcttc GTGCTTGGACTCTATTCTTCATGCTGAACACAAAAGCATCTTGGAAGCAATGCGAGCCGATTATTTTGATTCCAACTCCATGGAACACAAGCAAACAGTTAAGGAGGTTGATGAACAAGTTGTGAATAATGGGCAGGGCTCAGATTCTGCTAGGAGTGGCATTAATGGAGTTGAGAGTACGGAGGCAGATGGGAATGAAAAAGTTGAAGCTGACAAGCAAATGCCATTCGATTATGTTCTGGGGTTGAAAAAACTCTTGGGTTCTTCGGCTAAGAACGTCAAGAG aGTTGCTGTTTCCGCTCGTTTCCAGCATTCTTTCATGCAACTTCTTTATGATGCTCAGTTTGAAGAACTATCAGAAAGGGATTTAATGCTGACATCTGCATTGAACACTGATTATCTCCTTACTTTGCCCGTATATGTTGACTGGAAGAGGGCATCTGAGTCCAATGCAATAATATTCAG GCGAGGATATGCAACAGAGAGGCAGAAGGGCCTACTACTTGTGGAAAAACTGGATTACATACAGTCCAAACTTCTACAAGGAGCCTTCTTCATCGTATCAAAACCATTGGGGAGATTTGGGAGCTGGATAACTGAG GCATTCAAAGTTGCTTGTCAAACTCCAGAAGTACAAGATTTGACTAAAAGAATGCAACTTTGGCTTAAGGAGCTGTCTGTTTTTCAGCAAGCATTTCGTTATAATGAACAAACTTCTGATGATCGTCTGAGAGTAGAGCAACCATCAGATAGGGACCTCCCAATATGGTTGGCAGCACAGAGAGCAGTATCTCGTTATGAAGGGCTTTTATCTACAGTTGGACCCCGTGGAAGGCTCTTAAAGAAGTTGCTTTCATGGATTGGACTTATTTCCCCTACACCAGAAACACCGTTTGAGTTGGATGGTGATACTAATGCTTCTGACCCTTATGCAAG GCCCATTTTCTTATCAAGGATATCACTTAGTGACATATGGAGACCTGCTACAAGGAAATACTGTGGAAATGACATTTGGAAAATGCTAAAAACTTCCGTTTCTATTCTTTTCTCACAGTCAATCCTCCAG GAGGCAGCATTTCAAGAATTGATTCTGCTTTATACCAAAGAAGTAGATGACAGCAATACTGACGATAATGCTGACGTTCCATCGCTGCAGTTAAAGATTTACGAGAGAATTCCTATTCCGGATCTACCAGTAAATACTTCTGTCTCAAATTTAAAGCTCATCCAAT GTTATCTTTCCCCACAAAAAGCTATCTTTCCGTATCATAGACACG GTACGCTTGGACATCGCCTCAATATTAGGGCTTTCAGCATACTTCATAAACTACAAATTTGA
- the LOC109947811 gene encoding uncharacterized protein LOC109947811 — protein sequence MTTLSTLFHLHTSPSNPTLSHASPHLHLSCSFKPKTPKPPSLFSSTTPPPARDRVIDFGKHKGKMLGTLPSSYLRWISKNLRARDFEDWAKLADQVLDDAVYKDRIEWELAENVLNGNRSSALGAGGVSELLEMSERFGWDNNDKIGWRKVNFELLGTSRGGRIPRLSENGGGEREVERMREREKKKKVEVLGEGGERRRERRGRLRMKREDGGGVREEREEKLGILEKGGGDIGNEVGLGRNKENDEGWMVENSNRFPGREALLKKAYSRRMRRFS from the coding sequence ATGACCACTCTGAGCACTCTCTTCCATCTCCACACTTCACCTTCAAACCCTACCCTCTCTCACGCCTCTCCTCACCTCCACCTCTCTTGCTCtttcaaacccaaaaccccCAAACCAccatctctcttctcttcaacAACACCACCACCTGCAAGAGACAGAGTCATAGACTTTGGAAAACACAAGGGCAAGATGCTAGGAACTCTCCCTTCAAGCTACCTCAGATGGATCTCCAAGAACCTCCGAGCCCGTGACTTTGAAGACTGGGCAAAGCTCGCAGACCAGGTCCTAGACGACGCCGTTTACAAGGACCGGATCGAATGGGAGTTGGCTGAGAACGTTCTGAATGGTAACAGGAGCAGTGCTCTTGGTGCAGGTGGAGTTTCTGAGTTGTTGGAAATGAGTGAGAGGTTTGGTTGGGATAATAATGACAAGATTGGTTGGAGAAAAGTGAATTTTGAGCTTCTGGGTACTTCTAGAGGTGGAAGAATTCCAAGACTGAGTGAAaatggaggaggagagagagaggtggagAGGatgagggagagggagaagaagaagaaggttgAGGTTTTGGGGGAAGGTGgagagaggaggagggagAGGAGGGGGAGATTGAGAATGAAGAGGGAAGACGGAGGTGGGGTGAGGGAGGAGAGGGAGGAGAAGTTGGGGATTTTGGAAAAGGGTGGGGGTGATATTGGAAATGAAGTTGGATTAGGGAGGAacaaagagaatgatgaaGGTTGGATGGTTGAGAATTCAAACAGATTTCCTGGACGTGAAGCTCTGTTGAAGAAGGCATACAGCAGAAGAATGAGAAGATTTTCGTAa
- the LOC18783664 gene encoding uncharacterized protein LOC18783664 isoform X1, giving the protein MSVDSSFGKLPDHLLIEIFIRVPVSEWAQISCVKKQWANLFRGECLWQAALATTYPLANPAKRWPGPIPRGLSKRRFAALYVSKHIFSLDGEIDEIVGHTYLFLKEQLELSTMPPSSSILHGTIIDQFIACGKSRDMAHDLASQIWLAVLDNLEENEHTFQILKRLAQERDQVFLPYPYSRSIKVQWRVFEKLFTDFRDCFDNVDYYDVLSCAKTKFQPIPSIWLGY; this is encoded by the exons ATGTCAGTTGATAGTTCATTTGGAAAGCTTCCTGATCATCTCCTAATAGAAATTTTCATTCGAGTTCCTGTCTCAGAGTGGGCACAAATATCCTGTGTCAAAAAACAGTGGGCCAATCTGTTTCGTGGAGAATGTTTGTGGCAAGCTGCTCTTGCTACAACATATCCTTTGGCTAACCCAGCTAAAAGGTGGCCTGGACCTATCCCTCGAGGGTTGAGCAAGAG GAGATTTGCAGCTTTATATGTCAGTAAACATATCTTTTCTCTGGATGGTGAGATTGATGAGATTGTGGGCCATACATATTTATTTCTAAAAGAGCAGCTTGAGCTTTCAACTATGCCACCCTCTTCTAGCATATTGCATGGAACCATAATAG ATCAGTTTATTGCTTGTGGTAAATCGAGGGACATGGCTCATGATCTTGCTTCCCAGATCTGGCTGGCTGTTCTTGACAATTTAGAGGAAAATGAGCACACTTTTCAAATACTTAAACGTCTCGCACAAGAGCGGGAT CAGGTTTTTCTTCCATACCCCTACTCAAGATCAATCAAAGTCCAATGGAGGGTGTTTGAAAAGCTCTTCACAGATTTTCGCGACTGCTTTGATAATGTAGATTACTATGATGTGTTATCTTGCGCAAAGACCAAATTTCAGCCAATACCATCCATTTGGTTAGGTTACTGA
- the LOC18783664 gene encoding uncharacterized protein LOC18783664 isoform X2, which produces MSVDSSFGKLPDHLLIEIFIRVPVSEWAQISCVKKQWANLFRGECLWQAALATTYPLANPAKRWPGPIPRGLSKRRFAALYVSKHIFSLDGEIDEIVGHTYLFLKEQLELSTMPPSSSILHGTIIDQFIACGKSRDMAHDLASQIWLAVLDNLEENEHTFQILKRLAQERDVFLPYPYSRSIKVQWRVFEKLFTDFRDCFDNVDYYDVLSCAKTKFQPIPSIWLGY; this is translated from the exons ATGTCAGTTGATAGTTCATTTGGAAAGCTTCCTGATCATCTCCTAATAGAAATTTTCATTCGAGTTCCTGTCTCAGAGTGGGCACAAATATCCTGTGTCAAAAAACAGTGGGCCAATCTGTTTCGTGGAGAATGTTTGTGGCAAGCTGCTCTTGCTACAACATATCCTTTGGCTAACCCAGCTAAAAGGTGGCCTGGACCTATCCCTCGAGGGTTGAGCAAGAG GAGATTTGCAGCTTTATATGTCAGTAAACATATCTTTTCTCTGGATGGTGAGATTGATGAGATTGTGGGCCATACATATTTATTTCTAAAAGAGCAGCTTGAGCTTTCAACTATGCCACCCTCTTCTAGCATATTGCATGGAACCATAATAG ATCAGTTTATTGCTTGTGGTAAATCGAGGGACATGGCTCATGATCTTGCTTCCCAGATCTGGCTGGCTGTTCTTGACAATTTAGAGGAAAATGAGCACACTTTTCAAATACTTAAACGTCTCGCACAAGAGCGGGAT GTTTTTCTTCCATACCCCTACTCAAGATCAATCAAAGTCCAATGGAGGGTGTTTGAAAAGCTCTTCACAGATTTTCGCGACTGCTTTGATAATGTAGATTACTATGATGTGTTATCTTGCGCAAAGACCAAATTTCAGCCAATACCATCCATTTGGTTAGGTTACTGA